Proteins encoded by one window of Lycium barbarum isolate Lr01 chromosome 11, ASM1917538v2, whole genome shotgun sequence:
- the LOC132617845 gene encoding large ribosomal subunit protein eL20z-like, protein MDKSASLEAGEGRNSVELVKSASEKHLDLLRPTARYYSAFKGQGGDAEDREKGKYTLIRDVEDLQTGFYDKPLPCFGCGVGWFSFLLGFLCPLMWYYATILYFGNYYRKDPRERAGLAASAIAAMACSVVLLIIAAALFL, encoded by the exons ATGGACAAGA GTGCTAGTCTTGAAGCTGGAGAGGGCAGAAATAGCGTTGAACTCGTGAAATCAGCCTCTGAGAAACATCTTGACCTTTTGAGGCCAACAGCCCGATATTATTCAGCATTTAAAG GGCAAGGAGGTGATGCAGAAGATCGTGAGAAGGGAAAGTATACGTTGATTAGAGATGTAGAGGACCTTCAAACAGGGTTCTATGATAAACCTCTTCCTTGCTTTGGTTGTGGAGTCGGATGGTTTTC ATTTCTACTGGGATTTCTATGCCCGTTGATGTGGTATTATGCCACAATACTTTATTTCGGAAACTACTACCGTAAGGATCCTAGAGAACGTGCCGGGCTTGCTGCATCTGCTATTGCT GCAATGGCGTGTTCTGTTGTGTTGCTAATTATAGCAGCAGCTCTCTTCTTGTAG